Part of the Ursus arctos isolate Adak ecotype North America unplaced genomic scaffold, UrsArc2.0 scaffold_4, whole genome shotgun sequence genome, TGCACATTACATCAGGAATGACAACATTTTAATAATTGTGTTGCAGTATAAATTATTCCCTTTGTAATCctatgtacttatttttatattttaaagtattcagAAGAGGTCTGTAAGTGTCACCAAAATGCTGAAAGGTAGAGAGTCCATGGCACAAAAAGGGGCTAAAACCTCTGGGCTAAAGGAAGTTCATAAGGTGAAAGAGAGGTCAGGTCCTGGTGCCAGTTTGTGGGTTTTAATCTGTAGGTTTTCATGGGAGTGAAAATGAAGGAATGTCTTAATCTAAATTGGCACACACGATAAAAATACTATTCAGAATTAATATGTGTTATTAGTAGTGATGCTAACTATCTTACAGCGAAAACTCAAGAGTATCACAATAATTAGACTTCTCTATTATGACTTGATGTTTTTCCCATGGCTCACCcggtctttttctgttttctacagGAAACTGATAGTAGTGTTGTAAAGAGCCTTACATGGCAAGATACAGAAATCGAGGAAGATATGCCAACACTTTCTCCACAAATATGCACGGAAATTCAAGAACAAGGTGAAAAGTCTTCAGAGTCACCGATGCCTCAGTTATGTGCCAGCGGTAGAGAATGGTGCCTTGAAGGAAAAGTCAAAATGAGACCGACCAATCATGATAAAGAGTTATGTGTCCTAAATCATGAGGGACCTGAAGCCAGAGTTCCCTGCTCTGGAGAAGCTGCAGTTAAGCCTTGTGGCAAAACAGAGAGTGGGTGCACTCTATCAGGTATGACACAGGTAATTGGGAGTAATACAGGTGAGACAAAAAATGAAGAGTCTTGCCTACCGATCAGTAAAGatgtttccaaaagaaaaaacccGGACTCTTTGTCTGAAGCAGTCAGGGATCCATGTGTTTctgcaaaaagaaggaaaatgttccCCGAAGCTTCCTCAGAccaagaggaaacagaaatcagCTTTACCCAAAAACTGATAGATTTGGAACGCTTACTTTTTGAGAGACATAAACAAGAAGAACAGGATAGGTTGTTAGCGTTAGAGCTTCAGAAAGAAGTagataaagaacaaaagaagccaaACCGGCAAAAAGGATCCCCAGATGAGTATCATTTACGTCCTACATCTTCACCTCCAGACAAATTGCTAAATAGACAGAGGAAGAATTCCAAAGACAGGAGCTTCAAAAGACAGACTGATGTAGAGCATTCAAAATCTCGGAGAggctcaaaaaatgaaaattggcaGCCGTCTTTTAAGATCCAGTTGAAACATTCAGTTAATGGGAGAAAGATGCCAAATTCTTCTAGAGATAATTGTGATGTATCTAAAAGTGCTCATTCCCTACAGCCTAGTAAGTCACAGAAAAGTATTTTTCAGATGTTTCAGAGATATACAAAGTAATGCATGGGGAGAAGGAGTGTTTTATAATGTAGTGAAGCTGGATTATGAAGCTCTCTTTTCTATCATAGACTCTTCATAATGGTCACACTCATTGTCTATAAAGGACTGTGTGATTACAAGGGAGGAATATGCAAATGTGTTTCTGCCAAACTCAGTGGTAAGCAGGAGTCCCAACCCTTTGCTTTTTTAATAACTGTGATGTACTAAGTTTGACAATCCTTATGGATATAAAAATGCCTTGGCGAACTCCCAAGAAATCTTCAAGTGCCATTCTGTTTCCCAAAAATGCATGTTTTATGGCCTTTGCTTCCCTTCTTGTCCTGACTAGTAATCAAAGCAAGATAATACTATACCGGGTAGTTAGGAACCCAGGCGGGGTAAGTTTTCTTGCTACTTTGCCATGTATTTGCAGAGCACTTGAAATGCATCTTCCATAACACTAAAGTAATGTAGTTTTCATCTCCACTTCAATTATTTTAACTATTAtagcattttcttctatttaaaatggTTTATGATCAATGTGAAATCAGAAAAATCAGAGTTTCCTGGAAAATTAGGGATTAGTTGACAGGAAACTAGGCTCTTGATGCAAAAGGAGTGAAGAGTTGGGGTGTGGCTCAGTGGGACAGATTGACAGTTTGGAAGTGTTGGAACTAAGAGAGTAATCAGAAACTGGGCCTGGGATGGAGTAGCAGGTGAAGTTTGGTAGAGGGTTCTCCCATCTCTCTTTGCTAAATGACATGGAAAACACTGGGGTTTTATAGCTTTTCACACCATTGTATCTGGTGTCAAATTCAAAATCAATTGCTAAATTGCCTGAAATTTAGGGATTTCACATTTCAATTAATCTGCTAttccagggaaaaaaaatgggacttTACTGCAGGAGAGTTAAATATCATAATATCTTTTGTTGTGGGACCTGAGACATAACCATGTGTTACATTACCATTTGTATCGATGTTGACTTTTGTATGTGTTtatggacagaaaaagaaagtctgaTGCTTGGGTTTTGCCGTCTTACCCCTGAAAGTTAAATCAGAAGGCAGTGATTTCATTTTGTGAAATTTAACTTAGAGACTATTAACCTTTTTTCATTAGTATGAACAACTTTAAGCAAATAGGAGTTTTAACAGCATTTCTGCTGTTCTCTAGTTGTCCATCCttttacagtaaaaataaaacatcctaGAGCTAATTGTAGCTTAAATTTGTCAATATTCTTGTACATTACTAAGATTTTTTTACTCCAAATTTTGTAACTGAAATTCTGTTAATCTTTGCACACTTACTGGCATCTATTTCAATATTGATTGGGTAATAATGGGTAAAATTCTGATgctaatttaaaatttagtttgccctttctcaaaaaaaaaataaagcgaTTGCCCTCTGGGAAATGATTGTGCTGAAATGAAGTCTAGTCAGAAACTAACCAAATTTCTCCCGAATACACTAAAATCTGTCTTCTCATCAAACCAATATTTTTCTAAGAGCAATTTCATGTCACATCTTAGGGTAGACACTGTTGGAACTCCTCAAAAGTTGTATAATTAAATTTTCCTGGAATAGTCCATgaccaaaaaggggaaaaaaatagtgtGACACATACAGGATTTATACATTTAACCACTTAATTGTCTGTGAAGAAGTCTTCCTGACCttaagataaattttaatttctctattagTTTTTCTGATAGTCCTACTTTATATGCCTTTTCATCAGAAACTAATAAATGTTTGTATCAGTCACTAGAGTGTATTGCTACTTTTTCCACTCATTTTTGTGGAGGGATAAGAGAGTGTTTAACTTCTCGGGGAGCACCATAACTGTGCAGAGGTTGagaatctgaaaattaaaataataaaaattaaaatggactattatatgtattttaccacaattaaaaaataaaaattagctacATAAAAATAGGAAGTTCTGCATAACAAAAACTACTACCATAATGGAAAATTGGAAGACTTGGCAAacggcaggaggggtgggggggagtagATGCAATTCATCACAAAGAGCCCATTTCCTTTATACAAAGTATCTGCCGATACATTATGAAAATGACTAATaactcaaaaggaaaatgagaaatgttCCCAAGAAACATAGTTCCCAGGAAAGGAAATACAGATGtcttttaaatatgtgaaaagatgcaTAATGTCACTTATACTaatgtttatacatttttctacCCTTCATATTAGTTAAGACAaacatgcttttttgttttgcttttgtgtatttgtgtttaaATCTTGGCAAGAGTGTGGGGAAATAGGCACTTATCTGTTGGTTGGTAtcaagagaaaatttaaaatcccaATTCCGAATTTGGCAATTCTATCTCTAGGAATTTCCTAAAGCTGTCTTTACATGTGTGTAGAATGACATGTACAGAATATTTTTGTATGGCACTGTTTATAGTAATAATCTTAGAAACAACCTTAATGTCGCATCAATAGATAATAAATGATGGTACGATGAAATACTATATAGCAATTAACAACAAAACCACTTTACTgatatgaaaagatatatacatgtatttgcaTAAAATGTCTAGAAAGAGAAGCAATAAATGTTGCCAACAGGGAGAGAAACCGTGTGGCTGGGAGATAGGAGTGGAAGCATGACTTTTCACTCTgttcttttctactttctgaatTTTCAGTCATACTGAATGTATCATCTAgtcaaaatttaaatgtttttaaaatgttgcaagataggagcacctgggtggctcagtcagaagagcatgggattcttgatctcagggttgtgagtttgagcaccaTGTTGAATattagagattactaaaaaaataaacttaaaaaaatatattgcaagatggggcacctgggtggctcagccgttaagcgtctgcctttggctcaggtcatgatgccggggtcctgggatcgagccatgcaccaggctccctgctcggtgggaagcctgcttctccctttcccactcccttgcttgtgttccctctctcgctgtctctctctgtcaaataaataaataaaatctttaaaatatatatatatatatatatttttgcaagaTAAAGGGAGCTTATTAATCTCAGCCTGCACCACTCTGAAGGGTATTTTTTgcctttacattttaaaaatcataattcaggaagatttttttcagtGTGGGAAAAAAATATAGCATTGTGAGTCGATTTGAATCTATTTAGCTTTCaggtactatttttaaattacttgaaAAGCAAGACTTAACGCTTTTCCAGGTAGCACTGCAGCAGGACTACATTCCTGCTGAGAGCAATGAGAAGAGCcaaatagaaatgtaaaattgccagggcacttgggtggctcagtctgttaagcgtctgcgttcagctcgggtcatgatctcagggtcctgggattgagccccgcgtcaggctcactgctcagcagcaagtcgtcttctccctctccttctgtgatctctctcgctttaaaaggggaaaaaaaaaagcaaaattgccTACCGAAAAGCATCAGGGAGCTACTGAAACAATGAAGACTAAATTCAGGGCTGagatttgagagaagagagacttTTGAGAAGTGAACAGATACTTGCAACCAAAAAGTGGTTTTACTGGTAAAACTGGCAGAGCTCTAGGTCTTCTGATGAAGCTGGAATAACAGTATTGAAGACTTGAGGGTCATCAAACACAAGGCCAATTTTCCCGTCAAGGTAATTGCAGAGTTTTGAAACTGCTCAGGGCAGAGACTAAAAGGCTTGAAAACCTCTGAAAAGCAGAGAGTTGTCATCAGGCTCACGCTGCTGAGATAAAAGCATTCATGACCTACCCAGGGAGGGAGCCTGTTGGACACATCAGGACCTCAACCACAAGCCCTAGCAAGGGGTCTGTTAAGTACATCCCAGGGGCCAAATCTGCATGCTGCCTGTTTTTGCAGGGCTTGTGGGCTAAGAacggtttttgtttggtttttaagtaggctccagatccagcgtggagcccagtgctgggcttgaactcaagaccccaaacctgagctgagatcaagagttgaacacttggggcgcctgggtggcccagcggttaagcgtctgccttcggctcagggcatgatcccggcgttatgggatcgagccccacatcaggctcctccgctatgagcctgcttcttcctctcccactccccctgcttgcgttccctctctcgctggctgtctctatctctatcgaataaataaataaaatctttaaaaaaaaaaaaagagttgaacacttaatggactgaactactcaggcgccccttcttAATTTGGTCTCTGCTTGTATGACCTTAGGTGAACTCCTTACCTTTCATTACCTCACTTCCTTAATTTGTAAATGGGAACCCTAATGCAACCAACCTAGTTGCTATCAAGAGGTAACCACCTGGCACAGGCCTTGATTCAAAAAAATAACCGGAGTAAGTGATGGTTCCTCCCCTCTGGCTCTTCTCTGACCTCACTACTCCACCAGTCCCACTTCCGGAAGAGTCTCATTTCATCCAGTGACTTCGTGCTCCCATAAATCTCCAAATGTGGCATCCAATAAGCTGCAGTTATCTTGTCTACCGATGAAGACTCCACTCCTCTCTGCCAGGCGTGTCTGCAGCTCCCTGCATCGCAAGAGACCCCTGCCTATAAGTCCCCCAGGTCACAAGAGTCCTTGGCCCCAAAGGAAACGCATTCTTAGAAATCCTAAGTGGCTTCCGCAAATCCCTATACTAGTACACAGCTGGTGTGTATGAACGTGTGTGACACACTAAGAACTCTGAGGTTAAAGAGGTGggagttgggggcacctgggtagcgcagtcgttaagcgtctgccttcggctcagggcgtgatcccagtgttctgggatcaagtcccgcatcaggctcctccgcggagagcctgcttcttcctctcccactccccctgcttgtgttccctctctcgatggctgtctctctgtcaaataaataaataaaatcttaaaaaaaaaaaaaaaaaaaagactgtctaaaaaaaaaaaaaagaggtgggagTTGAGCCGCTACTGTATGTTTACACATTTCTTATTCCTGCATAAAGATCTTAATAAACAATTATGACTTTAAATTTTGAGTccgatttttttttccctagaatatTTTGCCTTGTCTCGGCAGGACTTGGAGCAACCTTGAGTTCAACTGAGGGGAGACTCTAcattttactttacatttctCTTCAACCTGGCTTTCGTAGTTCCAGGTTGCCACAATCAGGCTCTGTCCCTGGAACTAGTTCAATTCAGAAGGCTTTCTGTCAGCTGGGGATCACACACTGAGTCTCCATTTTTGTATCATTCCTCCCATCTCTTAAGTCCCATAAGAAGTTTGGGTGTCTGCCTTTTACTGCAGGTTAGACTGACAACAGACTTTCCTGAGTCCCAGGATGAGGATGAGAACCTCACTCCTTGCTCAGTTTATATTAGACAAGTGTAGTGTATTGATCAGGGTccagttaagaaaacaaaaaacataatatTTCAACAGAGGGTATAGAGTGTGGGGAATTGGTTAGACAGGTGTTAGAACAAAAGGGAAGGAACACTGAGATAACCCAAAGGTGGTAACTGCAGGAAGTGGCTACTGCCCTCAAAGCTGGGAAACGGAAGAGTTTGGGTTACTAGAATGGGAGGGTGGACTGCGGAGTTGGCGTTCAGACCTTTGAGGAAGAAACTTCTTAGGTGCTGCTGGTGCTCTGAAAGGGTCCAGTGACTAGTTCCAGGGTCTAGTTCAGAAAAGTTGAAGGAATTTGGAAACGAGTCAACTGCCACTGCTGGGGTAACACGGACAGGAACAGCAAAAAACAAGAcacccttttcttcttcctcttagtGCTGCTTATAATTAGAACAGAGGAGGAAGCTTGCTGGTGGAGTTGCCAGGGAAGAGTCTGGGAAGGTGTCTTTTATAGTACTGCAGAGTTTGGAGCGGAGAGAGGAGAGGATGGGGGAACCACACCAGAGATGATTTCCTTCAATGGATTCTGGGCCTAAGATGT contains:
- the RNF168 gene encoding E3 ubiquitin-protein ligase RNF168 isoform X1, producing MAVPKSAIPSLSECQCRICVEILIEPVTLPCNHTLCKPCFQSTVEKASLCCPFCRRRVSSWTRYHTRRNSLVNMELWEIIQKHYPKECKLRVSGQESEEIVDDCQPVRLLSKPGELRREYEEEISKVEAERRASEEEENKASEEYIQRLLAEEEEEEKQQAEKRRREMEEQLRSDEELARKLSININNFCDGSVLASPLNSRKSDTVTTKSQKKSKNKQTNTGDIHKYLSPKSQFGSASQLEIVQESRKNSMLKETDSSVVKSLTWQDTEIEEDMPTLSPQICTEIQEQGEKSSESPMPQLCASGREWCLEGKVKMRPTNHDKELCVLNHEGPEARVPCSGEAAVKPCGKTESGCTLSGMTQVIGSNTGETKNEESCLPISKDVSKRKNPDSLSEAVRDPCVSAKRRKMFPEASSDQEETEISFTQKLIDLERLLFERHKQEEQDRLLALELQKEVDKEQKKPNRQKGSPDEYHLRPTSSPPDKLLNRQRKNSKDRSFKRQTDVEHSKSRRGSKNENWQPSFKIQLKHSVNGRKMPNSSRDNCDVSKSAHSLQPSKSQKSIFQMFQRYTK
- the RNF168 gene encoding E3 ubiquitin-protein ligase RNF168 isoform X2, whose protein sequence is MAVPKSAIPSLSECQCRICVEILIEPVTLPCNHTLCKPCFQSTVEKASLCCPFCRRRVSSWTRYHTRRNSLVNMELWEIIQKHYPKECKLRVSGQESEEIVDDCQPVRLLSKPGELRREYEEEISKNNFCDGSVLASPLNSRKSDTVTTKSQKKSKNKQTNTGDIHKYLSPKSQFGSASQLEIVQESRKNSMLKETDSSVVKSLTWQDTEIEEDMPTLSPQICTEIQEQGEKSSESPMPQLCASGREWCLEGKVKMRPTNHDKELCVLNHEGPEARVPCSGEAAVKPCGKTESGCTLSGMTQVIGSNTGETKNEESCLPISKDVSKRKNPDSLSEAVRDPCVSAKRRKMFPEASSDQEETEISFTQKLIDLERLLFERHKQEEQDRLLALELQKEVDKEQKKPNRQKGSPDEYHLRPTSSPPDKLLNRQRKNSKDRSFKRQTDVEHSKSRRGSKNENWQPSFKIQLKHSVNGRKMPNSSRDNCDVSKSAHSLQPSKSQKSIFQMFQRYTK